The sequence CGCCAGGTGCACCGCGACGTCGAAGGGCAGCCCGCCGCCGAGCAGCAGCGCCCCGCTGACCAGCAGCACCGCGCCGGGCGGCAGCGGGACGTACGCCGCCCGGCTGGCCCGGTCGGTCGCCGGGTCCCAGAGGGAGGGCAGCACCTGCCCGGAGCCGCCCGGGCCGGCCGGGTCGAGCACCTCGCGGCGCAGCCCGGCCTCGTCGGTCCAGCTCTCGTAGTACGCGTCCGGGTTGGTCCGGCCCTGCTCGAAGCGGATCGAGGCGGGCCGCAGGAAATCCTCGGCGCGCACGTGCAGCACCGGGCGGCCGAGCGCGCGCAGCGGGTCGACCAGCGCCTCGGCGAGGCGCTGCGGTGCGGCGGCCGGCGGGCCGTCGAGGGCGACCCGCAGTCGGCCGGGCCGGTCGGCCGCAGCGTCGGGGCCCGCACCGGTCACGGCCGGGAGGCCCGGCTCGGGGGCGGC comes from Micromonospora purpureochromogenes and encodes:
- a CDS encoding nucleoside/nucleotide kinase family protein, yielding MRVRPISPERLVAELTERLLAAAPEPGLPAVTGAGPDAAADRPGRLRVALDGPPAAAPQRLAEALVDPLRALGRPVLHVRAEDFLRPASIRFEQGRTNPDAYYESWTDEAGLRREVLDPAGPGGSGQVLPSLWDPATDRASRAAYVPLPPGAVLLVSGALLLGGGLPFDVAVHLALSPAALARRTDPELRWTLPAFARYADEVDPTSFADVVVRADDPRHPALVEPDEPVDRGRKNSSV